The following proteins are encoded in a genomic region of Amia ocellicauda isolate fAmiCal2 chromosome 6, fAmiCal2.hap1, whole genome shotgun sequence:
- the LOC136750784 gene encoding uncharacterized protein LOC136750784, whose translation MLSAMLDVLIIGGGPHALTLASLLTNPGCRIPQPSSGVLEGVVFSKSWCKKGKSKLRGRPSPGHTDELLETLDLPPCPQLQLKVVDTYGQWTTLWEKQFAALNIPHLRSHTLVHTDPLNKKALQEFVLKHERTNELHTLKEQTYIQDENAFFNDNRLGKKDKKKLTSNSTLRKSLYFSLPGTKLSVDFFREQVYRYHLESVLIKGTVERIMPVVEAQSPPLPADSEGKRAQYFRVVLQSGEVIETKQVVLATGPTRAQMANIPAWVSAISESYPEDSLQHTVNLLHGQHPTQQREGEEPGIKSRVPPSVCRRGERLMVIGGGLTSAHIISMALQQGASHVTWVMRKHLQLKQFDVGDVETLIGRYSHIEHGIKLDGLAYLRQFYNERSLHKRLAMIHQARKGGAVTPEAYAQLQPYIGSRHLTVKTYCQVSEAKWSYRNQAWDVSVNTSERWSGDRIWLATGCKLDVNQDPLLSEVMREFPIQVLDGWPSVSENLQWSPGCALYLMGQYAALQIGPHSVNLAGGQAASARIARDILNKHSEVGGGQAAPDGQAAGKSRTQEYIQQMHGLMWL comes from the exons ATGTTG TCTGCGATGCTGGATGTGCTGATAATAGGGGGGGGCCCTCATGCTTTGACCCTGGCCTCGCTGTTAACCAATCCAGGTTGCCGAATACCGCAGCCCAGCTCTGGGGTTCTGGAAGGAGTTGTGTTCAGTAAGAGCTGGTGTAAGAAAGGGAAATCTAAACTCAGAGGAAGACCATCACCTG gTCACACAGATGAGCTGTTAGAAACCTTGGACCTTCCCCCATGCCCTCAGTTGCAGTTGAAAGTGGTTGACACCTATGGACAATGGACAACCCTGTGGGAGAAACAGTTTGCAGCTCTGAATATACCTCATCTCCGCTCACATACCCTGGTGCACACAGATCCACTTAACAAG AAAGCCCTGCAGgaatttgttttaaagcacGAGCGAACGAACGAACTACACACCCTGAAGGAACAAACTTACATTCAAGATGAAAACGCCTTCTTCAATGACAACCGTCTGGGCAAGAAGGACAAGAAGAAACTTACGTCCAATAGCACGTTAAGGAAAAGCTTGTATTTCAGCTTGCCAGGGACTAAACTCAGTGTGGACTTCTTCAGGGAGCAG GTTTACAGATACCACCTGGAAAGTGTCTTAATCAAAGGCACAGTGGAGAGAATTATGCCAGTCGTAGAGGCCCAGTCCCCACCGTTGCCAGCAGACAGCGAAGGCAAGAGGGCGCAGTACTTCAGAGTGGTGCTGCAGAGTGGAGAGGTGATCGAGACGAAGCAGGTGGTCCTGGCAACGGGTCCCACGCGGGCTCAGATGGCCAACATTCCCGCCTGGGTCAGTGCAATCAGTGAGAGCTACCCAGAGGACAGCCTGCAGCACACCGTGAACCTCCTGCACGGTCAGCATCCCACACAGCAACGGGAAGGAGAGGAACCGGGAATAAAGAGCAGAG TACCACCGTCAGTGTGTCGGAGAGGAGAGAGGCTGATGGTGATTGGAGGAGGCCTGACCAGTGCCCACATTATTTCCATGGCTCTGCAGCAGGGAGCCAGTCACGTGACCTGGGTCATGCGGAAACATTTACAG CTGAAGCAATTTGATGTGGGTGATGTTGAGACTCTAATCGGACGCTACTCCCACATTGAACACGGCATCAAATTGGACGGACTCGCCTATCTCCGCCAGTTTTATAACGAGAGGAGTCTGCACAAGCGTCTGGCAATGATTCACCAAGCCAGAAAGGGGGGTGCGGTCACTCCGGAGGCCTACGCGCAGCTGCAACCCTACATCGGCAGCAGACACTTAACGGTGAAAACCTACTGCCAG GTTTCCGAAGCAAAGTGGTCTTACCGGAATCAGGCATGGGACGTGTCTGTGAACACAAGTGAGAGGTGGTCTGGGGACCGAATCTGGCTAGCCACCGGCTGCAAACTCGATGTGAATCAAGATCCTTTACTCAGCGAAGTCATGAGAGAGTTCCCCATTCAG GTGCTTGATGGCTGGCCTTCAGTCTCTGAGAATCTGCAGTGGTCTCCTGGCTGCGCTCTCTACCTGATGGGGCAATATGCAGCACTTCAG ATTGGGCCTCATTCTGTCAACCTGGCTGGAGGTCAGGCGGCCAGTGCACGCATTGCGAGAGACATCCTCAATAAACACAGTGAAGTGGGGGGAGGACAGGCAGCCCCCGACGGACAGGCTGCTGGGAAGTCACGGACGCAGGAGTACATACAGCAGATGCATGGGCTGATGTGGTTGTGA
- the pir gene encoding pirin isoform X2 yields the protein MSAVSIRICGWKHLLRNLDPFLMLDEFKVSKPAGFPDHPHRGFETVTYLLQGVSAHEDFCGHSGTLKPGDLQWMTAGRGVMHAEMAVSDEPLHGLQLWVNLRSSEKMVEPQYQELKSTDIPKPSKNGVTITVISGEALGKKSKVYTRTPTMYLDFKLDPAAKHVQPVPLGWTAFIYTLSGCVHVGPSDDQRKIEPHHTVVLDDGDGVQFENKDSVVTHFVLIAGEPIKEPIVQHGPFVMNTEEEISQAISDFRSGTNGFEKAKTWESKIRNL from the exons ATGAGCGCAGTTTCAATTCGGATCTGCGGCTGGAAGCACTTG CTCAGGAATTTAGACCCCTTTTTGATGTTAGATGAATTTAAAGTCAGCAAGCCTGCAGGAtttcctgaccacccacacagagGCTTTGAAACA GTCACTTATCTGTTACAAGGCGTTTCAGCTCATGAGGATTTCTGTGGCCACAGTGGGACGCTGAAGCCTGGGGATTTACAG TGGATGACGGCAGGCAGAGGGGTAATGCACGCCGAAATGGCTGTGTCAGATGAGCCGCTCCACGGTCTACAGCTCTGGGTGAACCTGCGAAGCTCAGAGAAGATGGTGGAGCCACAGTATCAGGAACTGAAGAGCACAGATATCCCGAAACCCAGCAAGAATGGGGTGACCATCACTGTGATCTCCGGCGAAGCTTTGGGAAAGAAG TCAAAAGTGTATACAAGAACCCCAACCATGTACCTTGATTTTAAACTGGACCCTGCAGCAAAGCATGTTCAACCAGTCCCCTTAG GGTGGACGGCTTTTATCTACACACTGTCAGGATGTGTCCATGTTG GTCCCAGTGATGATCAGAGAAAAATTGAACCCCATCATACGGTGGTGCTTGATGATGGAGATGGCGTGCAATTTGAAAACAAG GACTCTGTGGTAACACACTTTGTGCTGATTGCAGGAGAACCGATCAAGGAACCAATTGTCCAACACG GTCCTTTTGTGATGAACACAGAGGAAGAAATATCACAAGCAATCAGTGACTTTAGGTCGGGAAccaatggatttgaaaaggcAAAGACCTGGGAATCCAAGATTCGCAACCTCTGA
- the vegfd gene encoding vascular endothelial growth factor D isoform X1: MKIHLCILMHLLVVSYVRLMQGTDNHNSPKKQVENQEAWEEMVRSASSLEELLQLTDYPDWKLWKCRLKLQQLLSSPESRTSSSASHRSARYASASYNLEILKVIDDEWQKTQCMPRETHVDVAKELGTSTNMFFKPPCVSVFRCSGCCNKEGMSCKNTSFSYVNKTLFTFSIPLRKDPEPVLIKVANHTECKCMEPSVIRRHVRPHRGNRCTLGLKNQGPHKLCDNGLIWDCMSSKCVPYPSTNKQADFSPVTKLSDCGPPRMFDENQCDCVCGNNCTRNYTMNHRNCSCQCSLNNEICATESKHFDQFSCRCK; encoded by the exons ATGAAGATACACTTGTGTATCCTAATGCATCTGTTGGTGGTTTCATATGTACGGCTAATGCAGGGGACTGATAATCATAACTCTCCAAAG AAGCAGGTAGAGAACCAGGAAGCATGGGAAGAGATGGTTCGCTCTGCCTCGAGTCTGGAGGAGCTGTTGCAACTGACCGACTATCCAGACTGGAAGCTGTGGAAGTGCAGACTGAAGCTCCAGCAGCTGTTGTCCTCCCCGGAGTCGAGGACCTCCTCCTCGGCCTCGCACCGCTCCGCGCGCTACGCCTCCGCTTCCTACAATCTAGAAATCCTGAAAG TTATTGACGATGAATGGCAGAAAACACAGTGCATGCCCAGAGAAACCCATGTAGATGTGGCAAAGGAACTGGGCACCAGTACAAACATGTTCTTCAAACCcccatgtgtgtctgtcttcAGGTGCAGTGGGTGCTGTAACAAAGAAGGCATGTCATGTAAAAACACAAGTTTTTCCTACGTTAATAAAACT CTTTTCACGTTTTCAATACCACTAAGAAAAGACCCTGAGCCAGTACTGATAAAGGTAGCCAATCATACCGAATGTAAATGCATGGAGCCCAGTGTGATCCGCCGGCACGTACGCCCACACCGAGGAAACAG ATGTACTCTTGGACTCAAGAACCAAGGCCCACACAAGCTATGTGACAATGGCCTCATCTGGGACTGCATGTCATCGAAGTGTGTGCCATATCCCTCCACGAACAAGCAAGCAG ACTTTTCTCCAGTTACCAAACTGTCAGACTGCGGGCCTCCCCGGATGTTTGATGAAAACCAGTGTGACTGTGTTTGTGGAAACAACTGTACCAGGAATTATACCATGAACCACAGAAACTGCAGCTGTCAGTGTTCCCTAAACAATGAGATCTGCGCCACAGAAAGCAAACATTTTGACCAGTTCTCCTGCAG ATGTAAGTGA
- the pir gene encoding pirin isoform X1, translating into MRRAVQTVLSVEQAEGVGARVRRSIGRRELRNLDPFLMLDEFKVSKPAGFPDHPHRGFETVTYLLQGVSAHEDFCGHSGTLKPGDLQWMTAGRGVMHAEMAVSDEPLHGLQLWVNLRSSEKMVEPQYQELKSTDIPKPSKNGVTITVISGEALGKKSKVYTRTPTMYLDFKLDPAAKHVQPVPLGWTAFIYTLSGCVHVGPSDDQRKIEPHHTVVLDDGDGVQFENKDSVVTHFVLIAGEPIKEPIVQHGPFVMNTEEEISQAISDFRSGTNGFEKAKTWESKIRNL; encoded by the exons atgCGCAGGGCGGTGCAGACGGTGCTGAGTGTGGAGCAGGCGGAGGGCGTCGGGGCCCGAGTGCGCAGAAGCATCGGCCGCAGAGAG CTCAGGAATTTAGACCCCTTTTTGATGTTAGATGAATTTAAAGTCAGCAAGCCTGCAGGAtttcctgaccacccacacagagGCTTTGAAACA GTCACTTATCTGTTACAAGGCGTTTCAGCTCATGAGGATTTCTGTGGCCACAGTGGGACGCTGAAGCCTGGGGATTTACAG TGGATGACGGCAGGCAGAGGGGTAATGCACGCCGAAATGGCTGTGTCAGATGAGCCGCTCCACGGTCTACAGCTCTGGGTGAACCTGCGAAGCTCAGAGAAGATGGTGGAGCCACAGTATCAGGAACTGAAGAGCACAGATATCCCGAAACCCAGCAAGAATGGGGTGACCATCACTGTGATCTCCGGCGAAGCTTTGGGAAAGAAG TCAAAAGTGTATACAAGAACCCCAACCATGTACCTTGATTTTAAACTGGACCCTGCAGCAAAGCATGTTCAACCAGTCCCCTTAG GGTGGACGGCTTTTATCTACACACTGTCAGGATGTGTCCATGTTG GTCCCAGTGATGATCAGAGAAAAATTGAACCCCATCATACGGTGGTGCTTGATGATGGAGATGGCGTGCAATTTGAAAACAAG GACTCTGTGGTAACACACTTTGTGCTGATTGCAGGAGAACCGATCAAGGAACCAATTGTCCAACACG GTCCTTTTGTGATGAACACAGAGGAAGAAATATCACAAGCAATCAGTGACTTTAGGTCGGGAAccaatggatttgaaaaggcAAAGACCTGGGAATCCAAGATTCGCAACCTCTGA
- the vegfd gene encoding vascular endothelial growth factor D isoform X2, with protein MKIHLCILMHLLVVSYVRLMQGTDNHNSPKQVENQEAWEEMVRSASSLEELLQLTDYPDWKLWKCRLKLQQLLSSPESRTSSSASHRSARYASASYNLEILKVIDDEWQKTQCMPRETHVDVAKELGTSTNMFFKPPCVSVFRCSGCCNKEGMSCKNTSFSYVNKTLFTFSIPLRKDPEPVLIKVANHTECKCMEPSVIRRHVRPHRGNRCTLGLKNQGPHKLCDNGLIWDCMSSKCVPYPSTNKQADFSPVTKLSDCGPPRMFDENQCDCVCGNNCTRNYTMNHRNCSCQCSLNNEICATESKHFDQFSCRCK; from the exons ATGAAGATACACTTGTGTATCCTAATGCATCTGTTGGTGGTTTCATATGTACGGCTAATGCAGGGGACTGATAATCATAACTCTCCAAAG CAGGTAGAGAACCAGGAAGCATGGGAAGAGATGGTTCGCTCTGCCTCGAGTCTGGAGGAGCTGTTGCAACTGACCGACTATCCAGACTGGAAGCTGTGGAAGTGCAGACTGAAGCTCCAGCAGCTGTTGTCCTCCCCGGAGTCGAGGACCTCCTCCTCGGCCTCGCACCGCTCCGCGCGCTACGCCTCCGCTTCCTACAATCTAGAAATCCTGAAAG TTATTGACGATGAATGGCAGAAAACACAGTGCATGCCCAGAGAAACCCATGTAGATGTGGCAAAGGAACTGGGCACCAGTACAAACATGTTCTTCAAACCcccatgtgtgtctgtcttcAGGTGCAGTGGGTGCTGTAACAAAGAAGGCATGTCATGTAAAAACACAAGTTTTTCCTACGTTAATAAAACT CTTTTCACGTTTTCAATACCACTAAGAAAAGACCCTGAGCCAGTACTGATAAAGGTAGCCAATCATACCGAATGTAAATGCATGGAGCCCAGTGTGATCCGCCGGCACGTACGCCCACACCGAGGAAACAG ATGTACTCTTGGACTCAAGAACCAAGGCCCACACAAGCTATGTGACAATGGCCTCATCTGGGACTGCATGTCATCGAAGTGTGTGCCATATCCCTCCACGAACAAGCAAGCAG ACTTTTCTCCAGTTACCAAACTGTCAGACTGCGGGCCTCCCCGGATGTTTGATGAAAACCAGTGTGACTGTGTTTGTGGAAACAACTGTACCAGGAATTATACCATGAACCACAGAAACTGCAGCTGTCAGTGTTCCCTAAACAATGAGATCTGCGCCACAGAAAGCAAACATTTTGACCAGTTCTCCTGCAG ATGTAAGTGA
- the vegfd gene encoding vascular endothelial growth factor D isoform X3 encodes MVRSASSLEELLQLTDYPDWKLWKCRLKLQQLLSSPESRTSSSASHRSARYASASYNLEILKVIDDEWQKTQCMPRETHVDVAKELGTSTNMFFKPPCVSVFRCSGCCNKEGMSCKNTSFSYVNKTLFTFSIPLRKDPEPVLIKVANHTECKCMEPSVIRRHVRPHRGNRCTLGLKNQGPHKLCDNGLIWDCMSSKCVPYPSTNKQADFSPVTKLSDCGPPRMFDENQCDCVCGNNCTRNYTMNHRNCSCQCSLNNEICATESKHFDQFSCRCK; translated from the exons ATGGTTCGCTCTGCCTCGAGTCTGGAGGAGCTGTTGCAACTGACCGACTATCCAGACTGGAAGCTGTGGAAGTGCAGACTGAAGCTCCAGCAGCTGTTGTCCTCCCCGGAGTCGAGGACCTCCTCCTCGGCCTCGCACCGCTCCGCGCGCTACGCCTCCGCTTCCTACAATCTAGAAATCCTGAAAG TTATTGACGATGAATGGCAGAAAACACAGTGCATGCCCAGAGAAACCCATGTAGATGTGGCAAAGGAACTGGGCACCAGTACAAACATGTTCTTCAAACCcccatgtgtgtctgtcttcAGGTGCAGTGGGTGCTGTAACAAAGAAGGCATGTCATGTAAAAACACAAGTTTTTCCTACGTTAATAAAACT CTTTTCACGTTTTCAATACCACTAAGAAAAGACCCTGAGCCAGTACTGATAAAGGTAGCCAATCATACCGAATGTAAATGCATGGAGCCCAGTGTGATCCGCCGGCACGTACGCCCACACCGAGGAAACAG ATGTACTCTTGGACTCAAGAACCAAGGCCCACACAAGCTATGTGACAATGGCCTCATCTGGGACTGCATGTCATCGAAGTGTGTGCCATATCCCTCCACGAACAAGCAAGCAG ACTTTTCTCCAGTTACCAAACTGTCAGACTGCGGGCCTCCCCGGATGTTTGATGAAAACCAGTGTGACTGTGTTTGTGGAAACAACTGTACCAGGAATTATACCATGAACCACAGAAACTGCAGCTGTCAGTGTTCCCTAAACAATGAGATCTGCGCCACAGAAAGCAAACATTTTGACCAGTTCTCCTGCAG ATGTAAGTGA